One Halichoerus grypus chromosome 1, mHalGry1.hap1.1, whole genome shotgun sequence genomic region harbors:
- the OLFM2 gene encoding noelin-2 isoform X1, whose protein sequence is MSVPLLKIGAVLSTMAMVTNWMSQTLPSLVGLNGTVSRAGASEKITLFQSPEEGWQLYTSAQAPDGKCICTAVIPAQSTCSRDGRSRELRQLMEKVQNVSQSMEVLELRTYRDLQYVRSMETLMRSLDARLRAADGSLSAKSFQELKDRMSELLPLSSVLEQYKADTRTILHLREEVRNLSSSLAAIQEEMGAYGYEDLQQRVMALEARLHACAQKLGCGKLTGVSNPITIRAMGSRFGSWMTDTMAPSADSRVWYMDGYYKGRRVLEFRTLGDFIKGQNFIQHLLPQPWAGTGHVVYNGSLFYNKYQSNVVVKYHFRSRSVLVQRSLPGAGYNNTFPYSWGGFSDMDFMVDESGLWAVYTTNQNAGNIVVSRLDPHTLEVVRSWDTGYPKRSAGEAFMICGVLYVTNSHLAGAKVYFAYFTNTSSYEYTDVPFHNQYSHISMLDYNPRERALYTWNNGHQVLYNVTLFHVISTAGDP, encoded by the exons ACCCTCTTCCAAAGCCCGGAGGAAGGCTGGCAGCTGTATACCTCAGCCCAGGCCCCCGACGGGAAATGCATCTGCACGGCTGTGATCCCGGCACAGAGCACCTGCTCCCGCGATGGCCGGAGCCGGGAGTTGCGGCAGCTGATGGAGAAG GTCCAGAACGTCTCCCAGTCCATGGAGGTCCTTGAGTTGCGGACATACCGTGACCTCCAGTACGTGCGCAGCATGGAGACCCTCATGCGAAGCCTGGACGCACGACTCCGGGCGGCTGATGGGTCCCTCTCAGCCAAGAGCTTCCAG GAGCTGAAGGACAGGATGTCGGAGCTGTTGCCCTTGAGCTCAGTCCTGGAGCAGTACAAGGCGGACACTCGCACCATCCTGCACCTGCGGGAGGAGGTGAGGAATCTCTCCAGCAGCCTTGCAGCCATCCAGGAGGAGATGGGCGCCTACGGGTACGAGGACCTGCAGCAGCGGGTGATGGCCCTGGAGGCCCGGCTCCATGCCTGTGCCCAGAAGCTGG GCTGTGGGAAGCTGACTGGGGTCAGTAACCCCATCACCATTCGGGCCATGGGGTCCCGCTTTGGCTCCTGGATGACCGACACGATGGCCCCCAGTGCGGATAGCCGG GTCTGGTACATGGATGGCTATTACAAGGGCCGGCGGGTCCTGGAGTTCCGCACTCTGGGGGACTTCATCAAGGGCCAGAACTTTATCCAGCACCTGCTGCCGCAGCCGTGGGCAGGCACCGGCCACGTGGTGTACAACGGCTCCCTGTTCTACAACAAGTACCAGAGCAACGTGGTAGTCAAGTACCACTTCCGCTCGCGCTCGGTGCTGGTGCAGAGGAGCCTCCCGGGGGCCGGCTACAACAACACCTTCCCCTACTCCTGGGGCGGCTTCTCGGACATGGACTTCATGGTGGACGAGAGCGGGCTCTGGGCCGTGTACACCACCAACCAGAACGCGGGCAACATCGTGGTCAGCCGGCTGGACCCGCACACCCTGGAGGTCGTGCGCTCCTGGGACACCGGCTACCCCAAGCGCAGCGCGGGCGAGGCCTTCATGATCTGCGGCGTGCTCTACGTGACCAACTCGCACCTGGCCGGGGCCAAGGTCTACTTCGCCTACTTCACCAACACGTCCAGTTACGAGTACACGGACGTGCCCTTCCACAACCAGTACTCCCACATCTCCATGCTGGATTACAACCCCCGGGAGCGGGCCCTCTACACCTGGAACAACGGCCACCAGGTGCTCTACAACGTCACCCTCTTCCACGTCATCAGCACCGCGGGGGACCCCTAG
- the OLFM2 gene encoding noelin-2 isoform X2 yields the protein MWPLTVPPPLPLLLLCSGLAGQTLFQSPEEGWQLYTSAQAPDGKCICTAVIPAQSTCSRDGRSRELRQLMEKVQNVSQSMEVLELRTYRDLQYVRSMETLMRSLDARLRAADGSLSAKSFQELKDRMSELLPLSSVLEQYKADTRTILHLREEVRNLSSSLAAIQEEMGAYGYEDLQQRVMALEARLHACAQKLGCGKLTGVSNPITIRAMGSRFGSWMTDTMAPSADSRVWYMDGYYKGRRVLEFRTLGDFIKGQNFIQHLLPQPWAGTGHVVYNGSLFYNKYQSNVVVKYHFRSRSVLVQRSLPGAGYNNTFPYSWGGFSDMDFMVDESGLWAVYTTNQNAGNIVVSRLDPHTLEVVRSWDTGYPKRSAGEAFMICGVLYVTNSHLAGAKVYFAYFTNTSSYEYTDVPFHNQYSHISMLDYNPRERALYTWNNGHQVLYNVTLFHVISTAGDP from the exons ACCCTCTTCCAAAGCCCGGAGGAAGGCTGGCAGCTGTATACCTCAGCCCAGGCCCCCGACGGGAAATGCATCTGCACGGCTGTGATCCCGGCACAGAGCACCTGCTCCCGCGATGGCCGGAGCCGGGAGTTGCGGCAGCTGATGGAGAAG GTCCAGAACGTCTCCCAGTCCATGGAGGTCCTTGAGTTGCGGACATACCGTGACCTCCAGTACGTGCGCAGCATGGAGACCCTCATGCGAAGCCTGGACGCACGACTCCGGGCGGCTGATGGGTCCCTCTCAGCCAAGAGCTTCCAG GAGCTGAAGGACAGGATGTCGGAGCTGTTGCCCTTGAGCTCAGTCCTGGAGCAGTACAAGGCGGACACTCGCACCATCCTGCACCTGCGGGAGGAGGTGAGGAATCTCTCCAGCAGCCTTGCAGCCATCCAGGAGGAGATGGGCGCCTACGGGTACGAGGACCTGCAGCAGCGGGTGATGGCCCTGGAGGCCCGGCTCCATGCCTGTGCCCAGAAGCTGG GCTGTGGGAAGCTGACTGGGGTCAGTAACCCCATCACCATTCGGGCCATGGGGTCCCGCTTTGGCTCCTGGATGACCGACACGATGGCCCCCAGTGCGGATAGCCGG GTCTGGTACATGGATGGCTATTACAAGGGCCGGCGGGTCCTGGAGTTCCGCACTCTGGGGGACTTCATCAAGGGCCAGAACTTTATCCAGCACCTGCTGCCGCAGCCGTGGGCAGGCACCGGCCACGTGGTGTACAACGGCTCCCTGTTCTACAACAAGTACCAGAGCAACGTGGTAGTCAAGTACCACTTCCGCTCGCGCTCGGTGCTGGTGCAGAGGAGCCTCCCGGGGGCCGGCTACAACAACACCTTCCCCTACTCCTGGGGCGGCTTCTCGGACATGGACTTCATGGTGGACGAGAGCGGGCTCTGGGCCGTGTACACCACCAACCAGAACGCGGGCAACATCGTGGTCAGCCGGCTGGACCCGCACACCCTGGAGGTCGTGCGCTCCTGGGACACCGGCTACCCCAAGCGCAGCGCGGGCGAGGCCTTCATGATCTGCGGCGTGCTCTACGTGACCAACTCGCACCTGGCCGGGGCCAAGGTCTACTTCGCCTACTTCACCAACACGTCCAGTTACGAGTACACGGACGTGCCCTTCCACAACCAGTACTCCCACATCTCCATGCTGGATTACAACCCCCGGGAGCGGGCCCTCTACACCTGGAACAACGGCCACCAGGTGCTCTACAACGTCACCCTCTTCCACGTCATCAGCACCGCGGGGGACCCCTAG
- the OLFM2 gene encoding noelin-2 isoform X3 — MEKVQNVSQSMEVLELRTYRDLQYVRSMETLMRSLDARLRAADGSLSAKSFQELKDRMSELLPLSSVLEQYKADTRTILHLREEVRNLSSSLAAIQEEMGAYGYEDLQQRVMALEARLHACAQKLGCGKLTGVSNPITIRAMGSRFGSWMTDTMAPSADSRVWYMDGYYKGRRVLEFRTLGDFIKGQNFIQHLLPQPWAGTGHVVYNGSLFYNKYQSNVVVKYHFRSRSVLVQRSLPGAGYNNTFPYSWGGFSDMDFMVDESGLWAVYTTNQNAGNIVVSRLDPHTLEVVRSWDTGYPKRSAGEAFMICGVLYVTNSHLAGAKVYFAYFTNTSSYEYTDVPFHNQYSHISMLDYNPRERALYTWNNGHQVLYNVTLFHVISTAGDP, encoded by the exons ATGGAGAAG GTCCAGAACGTCTCCCAGTCCATGGAGGTCCTTGAGTTGCGGACATACCGTGACCTCCAGTACGTGCGCAGCATGGAGACCCTCATGCGAAGCCTGGACGCACGACTCCGGGCGGCTGATGGGTCCCTCTCAGCCAAGAGCTTCCAG GAGCTGAAGGACAGGATGTCGGAGCTGTTGCCCTTGAGCTCAGTCCTGGAGCAGTACAAGGCGGACACTCGCACCATCCTGCACCTGCGGGAGGAGGTGAGGAATCTCTCCAGCAGCCTTGCAGCCATCCAGGAGGAGATGGGCGCCTACGGGTACGAGGACCTGCAGCAGCGGGTGATGGCCCTGGAGGCCCGGCTCCATGCCTGTGCCCAGAAGCTGG GCTGTGGGAAGCTGACTGGGGTCAGTAACCCCATCACCATTCGGGCCATGGGGTCCCGCTTTGGCTCCTGGATGACCGACACGATGGCCCCCAGTGCGGATAGCCGG GTCTGGTACATGGATGGCTATTACAAGGGCCGGCGGGTCCTGGAGTTCCGCACTCTGGGGGACTTCATCAAGGGCCAGAACTTTATCCAGCACCTGCTGCCGCAGCCGTGGGCAGGCACCGGCCACGTGGTGTACAACGGCTCCCTGTTCTACAACAAGTACCAGAGCAACGTGGTAGTCAAGTACCACTTCCGCTCGCGCTCGGTGCTGGTGCAGAGGAGCCTCCCGGGGGCCGGCTACAACAACACCTTCCCCTACTCCTGGGGCGGCTTCTCGGACATGGACTTCATGGTGGACGAGAGCGGGCTCTGGGCCGTGTACACCACCAACCAGAACGCGGGCAACATCGTGGTCAGCCGGCTGGACCCGCACACCCTGGAGGTCGTGCGCTCCTGGGACACCGGCTACCCCAAGCGCAGCGCGGGCGAGGCCTTCATGATCTGCGGCGTGCTCTACGTGACCAACTCGCACCTGGCCGGGGCCAAGGTCTACTTCGCCTACTTCACCAACACGTCCAGTTACGAGTACACGGACGTGCCCTTCCACAACCAGTACTCCCACATCTCCATGCTGGATTACAACCCCCGGGAGCGGGCCCTCTACACCTGGAACAACGGCCACCAGGTGCTCTACAACGTCACCCTCTTCCACGTCATCAGCACCGCGGGGGACCCCTAG